From Leishmania mexicana MHOM/GT/2001/U1103 complete genome, chromosome 10:
GTCGTCGACCCACAGCATCTGCGGTGGCGTGATCGGCTTCGCGCTGGTctacggcggcggtggtgcggtgaGCTGGGCGAAGAGGAAGGACGACTTCCCGTTCTTCAGCGGTGTGGCCCCGATTGTCGCCTCCTGGTTCATCTCGCCTGCGCTCACCGGCGCTGTATCGGCTATCATCTACAGTCTGGTTCGCTTCCTGGTGCTTCGCCCTAAGAACTGTGTGAAGCGCGCGATGTATACCCTGCCCATTGTTGTGGCCGTTGCCTTCTTCCTGGAGTCTTTCTTTGTGCTCTTCAAGGGTGCGTCGAAGCGCCTCCAGTGGTCGGTGGGCAAAGCTGCCTGGGTGGCTGCGTGCattggcgccggcgctggcgtgctcTCGTGTGCCTTCATTCCCCTTCTGAAGCGCTTGGTTGCTCGTGACGAGGTGCATGTCCTTGCTGCGTCTGACGAGCGTCCGAGCACGACGGAGGGATCGACTCAGCGCAAATCGCTCAACGACGATGACATGCGCAAGGCTCGTGAGGTCACTGGCGACGTTGTCAGCCAATCGGAGGCCTCCGACTCAGAGCAATCGGAGGAGCGCCAGGTGACTGGCTCCAGCGGCCTTCAGGTCCAGCAGTACGAATGGCGTGCCGAGCGCGTGTTTCGCTACCTGCAGGTGTTCACCGCCATCTGCGCCTCCTTTGCCCACGGTGCGAGCGACGTGAGTAACGCCGTCGGCCCGCTTGCCGCCATCTACCAGGTGTACCAGACGGGCGGTGTGGAGAAGAGCTCCTCTGTTCCGATCTGGGTGCTGTGCCTCGGTGGTGCCGGCCTTGTTTTGGGTCTTTCCACCTTCGGTATCCGGCTGATGCGTCTGATGGGTGAGGATCTGACTGTCATCACGCCGAGCCGCGGCTTCTctgcggagctggcggccgCGCTCGTTGTGTCGTTTGCCTCCGGCTACGGCATTCCTGTCTCGTCCACTCACTGCATCACTGGCGGTGTCATCGCCGTCAGCATCGTCGATGTTGGCTTCCTGAACATCCGCTGGCGCATGGTGCTGAAGATGTACGGTGGCTGGGTGTTTACTCTCGTGATCACAGCCGTTATCTCGGCCATGTTCTTCGCCCAGGGTGCTAGTGCCCCTGCCATGTAGATTTTCTTTGCGTGCGCTCCTGAAAGTGGCAGTTAAATGTTTACGTCGTGAGGAGCACATTTTCCCCCTTCTTTTTGCTGGTCTCACTTCTTAGTTTCTGGTGCTGAACTATTTGCAAAGCCCCGCTGCTCGCCAGACAccttctttttctccccTTTGCTTCATGTCAAATTGAAATCGTcgcatgtgtgtgctttCTGCTGTCTGTGaggatgtgtgtgtatgtgtgcttgtgtTTCTTGCCGTATTATGAATTAAGGTACATTAACAGTCGTCCACGCTCACACGCACCTAAAACAGACACGCAGCTGTGCACGCGCTTTaatcacacgcacacacacacaccttttCCCAGAAGTGCGACTTTCATTGTGCAAGTTTGACTGATCTCCTTTTATTCcactgcctctctccctccctcagtCGCTGTAAAGGACGTTGCTTCGGTCTCTTGTTCATGTATTTCAATGTAACTCACTGACTTGTTTGTTTTGACTCATTTGTTTCTCCGTTCATGCCTCATCttcgtcttttttttggttggCAACTGTTAGctcttgcgtgcgtgtgtgtgtgcatgtacgTGTTTTTTGAGCGTTTTTAGCGTAGCGCGTTTCTTTGCTTTCTGTGTGTTGTTAATTTTTTTGTAGCTCGCAGCGCTGCATTCCCATCGAAAAAAATGAGGATAACCCCAAACCTCAACCCATGATGAGGCAGCAGGAATGCGAATAACGAGGAATCGTAAGACGTGCAGTGAGCCCTTCCTCTTTCGCTTCCTACTCGTCCTCTTCGTAGCTTCTTTGCTGGTCTATATATTCTTTTCCTGTTCAGCTCTTtccatgtctctctctgtttcctTTCTTAATCTTCCCATCCCGTTTGTCGCTGGAAAGCTGCATtcggaaaagaaaaacatcAGCAGGCCATCATTCATTTGCGCACGtaccctcccctctcctttcgcCCAAAGATGTCTGGACAGTTGAAAGACATAGATAATGATATACATCATTTTACTTGCTTTGGTCATTCGCTTCTTACACTCCAGTTGACtctttgtgtgtgggcgCCCCGTTTTGCTCTGATGTACTCTCGTATGATGGGCAAGACTCTTCGTTGCGGTGCACTTCTTTTAAAAATGAGAGCAAAAAGGAAACAGTCCTACGAAAAGAAAACCCGTGTTTTTCTCCTGTAAGCAATTATTTCCAGGGGAGAGCAGGGCAAGGAAGCCGTGTGAGGGTTGAGAGGCAGGTGTTCGCGTCTCTCTGACGAGAAAGGACTTCAGGCAatgacggcgcagctgtgtGAAGAGAGGACAAAGCAACCGAGCGTTGTCTGACATGTTGCGGAAACTGTTGCCCTTCGTGACTCCCAAGTGCTTTCTTTTCCCCCCTGAGAGCCTTAATGAAACCCAGTGATATACCACCAAAGAACAGCGCAGAAACA
This genomic window contains:
- a CDS encoding phosphate-Repressible Phosphate Permease-like protein, producing MANVNPYLWIVIVGGFVSFLTGAGVGMNDLANAFGTTYGARILTLTQIVIVASVCEFGGAVALGGEVTSTISSGVADPKDFAKQPYVFMYGMLCACGAAFCWLAIATWLRLPVSSTHSICGGVIGFALVYGGGGAVSWAKRKDDFPFFSGVAPIVASWFISPALTGAVSAIIYSLVRFLVLRPKNCVKRAMYTLPIVVAVAFFLESFFVLFKGASKRLQWSVGKAAWVAACIGAGAGVLSCAFIPLLKRLVARDEVHVLAASDERPSTTEGSTQRKSLNDDDMRKAREVTGDVVSQSEASDSEQSEERQVTGSSGLQVQQYEWRAERVFRYLQVFTAICASFAHGASDVSNAVGPLAAIYQVYQTGGVEKSSSVPIWVLCLGGAGLVLGLSTFGIRLMRLMGEDLTVITPSRGFSAELAAALVVSFASGYGIPVSSTHCITGGVIAVSIVDVGFLNIRWRMVLKMYGGWVFTLVITAVISAMFFAQGASAPAM